From the genome of Solanum dulcamara chromosome 12, daSolDulc1.2, whole genome shotgun sequence:
AAGAAATAGATGGAGGACATTCATTATGACAAATACATTTCAGCCAAAGTGTTTGTTTATAGTTTACACTCTTCATTTACGCAACTCACTCTGTGTGCGACCTTTGTGTAAAACAACCACTTTCTCCTCCATGGGTTGGCTACTATCCACTACAAAGCCGAAAAAAGAGTCTCTCCTATCTTTCATGACATTTgcatatcaaataaataataagcgGCAATGACCTTTTTCTTGGATCAATATTGTGTCATATAATTCACATACACATCAACTTCCTAATAAATCCATGCAAATTGTTTATCCAATTCCTAATTGTTTTATAGTTTTACACATTAATAAAAGTCACTGTCTAGAGACTCTGCAAGGAACTTCCAAATAAAGTTATAAAaactgaaagaaaaaaaaaagagcaggCCACTAAAAGTAGAAATCTTTCACGGACCCCATTTTTACCCTTTTCCTCATATTGCAGAAAataattggagaagagaaagtgTTAAAGTTGGCAGATTCTTGTATATGTATGGTATAGAAAAATCACAATTAATGGACTCCTGAAAATTTTCTCATCACGGGTTGCTACAAAACAAGAtttgtatttaattaattacTGCACCACTCTTATGCAAGTCTTTTCTACTTCTTTCACTCTATAAATAACCATCCTCCTCTAACTCTAAATTTTGCTTCTTCGTTTCATTCTCTTTGTTAGAGAGGTCTTGAAGAACAAAAGAATGGCCTTTTCATCTAATAACCAATGCTCTGCTTTCCTCTGTTTCATTCACATTCTTGGTTTCATATTTTTGTTAGAATTGAAGCCAGTTTTGGCACAGAATTCTCCTGTTTTCGCTTGTGATATCACGAGTAATCCGGCGTTGGGGAATTTATCATTTTGTGACGCGTCTTTGACAGTGGAAAACAGAGTGAATGATCTTGTGCAGAGATTGACTTTGTCAGAAAAGATTGGATTCTTGGTGAGTGGTGCAGGTGGTGTGAGTAGGCTTGGGATACCTAAGTATGAATGGTGGTCTGAGGCCTTACATGGTGTTGCATATACTGGTCCAGGAGTACATTTCTCTAGTCTTGTTCCTGGTGCCACTAGCTTCCCTCAAGTCATTCTCACTGCTGCTTCTTTCAATGTCACATTGTTTCAAACCATTGGAAAGGTATTCTCTCACCTTATTTTTTCAACAATTCATGATTCTTTGGTTTAATATACACTATTAGTAAGACTGTTTTGAACAATCATGTCATACACGAGAGAATTTTGGTAACTGTTTATAGTATTAGTTGCCTCAAAACAAGGCAAGTTACAATAGGTTAGCCGTTAGCATGCACTGATATGTAAAATTCTTTACATTGTTCGTGTATTTAAGTTAAATCTGTAGTTTTGATTAAACTGAGCTCCAATAATCCTTTTATTACCttcgttttaatttgtttgtctagtTTTGATGTGACAGaatttaaaaaagtaaagattACTTTGGAATCTTAGTTAAGGTCATGAAATAAAGATATATAGCATATACTAGATTGTCCCCTATTCTTGTTGTCTTAAAACATGTTATgtgaaaagttagaatttaaattatttttaaaaaaataaaataaaagagatattttttatggaacgaaattaaaaaaaataagacaaataaattgaaatgaacTAAGTATATTTCTCTGTCTACTAATTTTTACCAAAGACATTATTTAACCAACTGTATTTTTGGCGAGTAATTCTATCCATAGACGTCTactattttggcatgtcttaaagAATTCAAGCTTCACTAAATCATTACAATTctgtttaaattttttgaaactgACCTCACTTTGTGATACTATATgttgaatatttttgtttgaatatttttttaaaatctgatggaatttcttttataaacgCTGATAGAAAGTGAAGTCCAACCAATTCTTGACGTTTGTTGCCGTCGGTACCATTATTTCAATACCAGCCTTTCAATTTAATGCATTGATTgtatttttggaaaatgacAGACGTGTGTCCAGTTTTATAGACAATATATGCGTAGATCATCTTCTAAACgttaagttgattttgatttttaaaaaaaacatgtttCTCCGTGTTATTAATTTATAAGGAAGACCAAATGTTATATGTTTTATTATTTGTCTTTGTGAAGTAGCTAGGTAGCCATTTTTAGTTGATGGAATTTTAATCATCAGAGCTAGTTTCTTTAATAGTAATTAAAGAAACGATGAAATGAGACATATGCATTATGCAAATGTTAGGATGATTCCAGTTTGCAATGTGGTTTTCTTAAGTCAGGAAATTTCATTTTGGTTAAGATCTTTTCATCTTACGCCATCTGAGAATAAACAATGAGTACAAATGCGTGAACAAAATAATTCGCTTATTCATAAAACTGTCATGCTTCAAACAGCCCGTTTACGAATTGATAATGACAAGGATATTAGTTTCAAAATTTGTACTGAAGAATCTTTCCTTTTCTCTCTGAAATCAAATTCGTGATAGAAAATATGAGGATTTACTTTAATTACTTCAAAACTCCTAGAAAATAGTTGAGAGTagcataataataaattaattcttgCAGGTATAAACGACCCTAGAGAGTGTGTTAGAGTATGTTCAATTGAAATCATCATTTTTGGCGTAGACCATAGATATTTACCCTTAAAAGTAGCATAAATAAAGTATTGAACccatatttttaaaacttttgaaTCCGCCCTCTGCTTATAGGTAGTGTCCACCGAGGCTAGGGCAATGTACAATGTTGGTTTAGCAGGTTTGACATATTGGTCTCCCAATGTCAACATTTTTCGTGACCCAAGATGGGGAAGAGGCCAAGAAACACCAGGAGAAGACCCAACACTCACCAGCAAGTATGGTGTAGCCTATGTCAGAGGATTGCAACAAACAGATGATGGCAGTAAACATAAGCTCAAGGTTGCTGCTTGCTGTAAGCATTATACAGCTTATGATGTTGATAATTGGAAAGGAATCCAAAGATATAGTTTCAATGCTCTGGTTAGTTTCTCTCATTTCGTCGTACATTTTACCCATTACTTTTATGTCAATTTTTACTTGTATACACAAACATATAGGAACCTGGTACAAAAGGTTAAATTAGAGTGACAACGTAAGATGGTTGATTTTGTGAGTAGGTAACACAACAAGATTTAGATGATACATTTCAACCCCCATTCAAGAGTTGTGTACTTGAAGGAGATGTAGCCAGTGTGATGTGTTCATATAATCAAGTCAATGGCAAGCCAACCTGTGGTGATGCAGACCTTCTTGCTGGGATTATAAGGGGAGATTGGAAATTAAATGGGTATAAATTGAAGCTTTCTTGATTTTTGCTTTTCAAAGAATTAGATGAATAAATGCACTTACATAAGTATGCTTAAAACAGATACATAGTCACGGATTGTGATTCATTACAAGTCATTTTCAAATCCCAAAACTACACCAAAACACCAGAGGAGGCTGCAGCTTTGGGTCTAAATTCAGGTGAGCcattttcaactcttttaagtttgggtattttcattttttttctaccATCACTAGATGTCAAATTAACATTTTAAACTCCAAGTCTAAGCAACACTATAAAGTAAATTGGGACAGATTTAGAGCTAGCTTAGGCAATTAAAATGCATATTCTTGTAATTTTGACCTCTACCTCAAGATTTTATCTATGCATTAGTACTGCCTAAAGAATCTACATTTTTTCTATGTGACAGGGGTGGACCTGAATTGTGGATCTTGGCTGAGTACATATACTCAAGGTGCTGTTGACCAAAAACTTGTGAATGAATCAGTTATTGATAGAGCTATCTCAAATAATTTTGCAACACTAATGAGACTTGGATTCTTTGATGGTAATCCAAGAAACCGCATTTATGGAAACCTTGGCCCTAAAGATGTTTGCACCCTAGAAAACCAAGATCTTGCTCGTGAAGCTGCAAGACAAGGGATAGTCTTGCTGAAAAATACTGCAGGATCACTACCTTTAATTCCCACTGCCATCAAATCGTTAGCAGTCATTGGTCCTAATGCTAATGTGACCAAAACCATGATCGGCAATTATGAAGGTACACACCGTAATAGCTTTATTTACAAAGATTTCATATCAGATTTGGTTTTGTCAATCATTTTTGGATTTTGCAGGCATTCCATGCAAGTACACAACTCCCTTGCAAGGTCTAACAGCCTCAGTTGCCACAATCTACAAGCCAGGATGTGCTGATGTGTCTTGCAACACTGCCCAAATTGATGATGCCAAGAAAATAGCATCCACAGCTGATGCTGTGATTTTAGTAATGGGATCTGATCAATCTATTGAGAAAGAAAGCCTGGACAGAATTAATATAACTCTTCCAGGACAGCAATCAGTTCTAGTAGCAGAGGTTGCTAAAGTTGCCAAGGGACCTGTAGTCCTTGTTATCATGTCTGGAGGTGGAATGGACGTACAATTTGCTGTTGACAATCCTAAGATAACAAGCATTCTTTGGATTGGTTTCCCTGGAGAAGCCGGTGGTGCTGCCTTAGCAGATGTCATCTTTGGATATTATAACCCAAGTCTGTCTCTTGTTTCAATTTTTAACAAGTATCAAATTAAGATGTTGGTTAATCTTTCCTCATGAAAAAGTGCCTTAAATGTTTTCATTGTATCTTGCAGGTGGAAGGCTCCCGATGACATGGTATCCACAATCATATGCAGATGTGGTTCCAATGACTATTATGAACATGAGGCCAGACCCTGCCACAAACTACCCTGGCAGGACTTATAGGTTCTATACTGGTCCAACTGTTTTCACATTTGGTCATGGATTAAGCTACTCTCAGTTCAAACACCATCTAGATAAAGTGCCGAAATTTGTCTCCCTCCCTCTTGGGGAAAAACATACTTGTCGTTTTAGCAAGTGCAAGTCTATTGAAGCAGTTGGGCAAAGCTGCAGCAATTTGGGATTTGACATTCATCTCAGAGTTAAAAATGTAGGGAAGATAAGTGGAAGCCATACAATTTTCTTGTTCACTTCACCACCCTCAGTTCATAATGCACCTAAGAAACATTTGTTGGGGTTCGAGAAAGTCCATTTGACACCCCAAGGGGAAGGGGTTGTTAAGTTCAATGTAGATGTTTGCAAGCATTTGAGTGTACATGACGAGCTTGGAAACAGGAAAGTTGCATTAGGACCACATGTTCTTCATATAGGAGATTTGAAGCATTCCTTGACTGTGAGGATTTGAGCAACTCCTCAACATATTTCTTCTCAAAAGAGAAGGGAAAATATCACAAGATGAAAACAATTCCAAATTCGGAATATGTTTACATAACTGTAACAAGTTTCTTAGTTTCGCTTAATTGTCCATCTTAAGTAGGGAAATAGTCTCTCTACCTCCTAAGATAAGGAAGGTCTGTATACACACTACCCTCTCTAGAGTTCAAGCCTCACTTGTGGAATCACACTggatatattgttgttattgtccATCTTAAGTAGAAGAATCAAACTCTTGAAGTGAAATAAagtatttttctcatttttttataGAGTATTCTATCTACAAattcttatatatatttgagatgTCATCTACATTATGGTTACCTCCTGCTACAGAAAACTAGTACTCAAATATTCTgatgattttaaaatttaaacaaaCTTTAGGAGGCAAAATAAGTTTCACCACATTCTACCAAATACATTGCCAATTAGAAATCAAGGAGTAGATAGGTATATTTAGTAAGAAACGTTAATCTGAACGGAGATTGTCCAACAAGCACATCATGATTGCAGTGAGATTCATTGTCTATGCCCATTTGGCCAAAAATAGTACTTATTTCAGTATTTGCAAATATTGAAGTTCAATTACTACAAATACTAATTTAGCCATTACtactttgaaaaaaattataagtgaAACAATGATATTCACTCACAAATCTTCTATCTTTTGTCATGCCATGACAAAATTTAGGACTTCTACTTGGTGTGAGATTCATTGAGTCAACTCAATTCCGACATGATTCACAGATGAATTCTTCCAGCCTTCTAGGCCAGGAAgccatttttttccttctccaATGAAGTTGGACTAAATCTTTAACAGTAAGGGTTGTTACTCTATGTCACATTGAATTATATGCAATTTTGATGTGAAATTAGCTCAAATTCAGGTAACCACTAAGAATTTAAGTAAATATAAGTAGAAATGGAGAAAAACTAACAATATTCTCGTCTCGTGTCACTGAAAAATGGCAAAACAAAGTACATACACAAGAATAAGTTGGTTTATGACAGAATAGAACATAAAACAACAATATGGTTTGTAAAAAGTTGTCAAGTGAGGTACAAATATTAGCGAATttatgtaatgacctccaaggtcattttcatgtttttgtgtgtttttaccgTTTTACCCCTTTCCATAGCTTCTTTGTAGCTCctatgtgatgttgggatgggtggcatgctCTCCAAGGTgttcggttgagttttgaggtggtttgaccatttttgaggcttaagatTTGAAAGAATTGACTTTAGTCTACATCCGGAGATTCGAGCGTCatataaaaattctgacagttccatcaactccggaaggtcaattttggtctagaaggaaggttgatttgggttttagagtcttcgttttgagtttgtgtgatttgtcgttttaactttaaaatttcgGCCAAGTTTGATttcagtcaacattttgagtaaacgcgctcggatgaaaattccgtCAGCGTGGTTAGCTCCGAAACATCGATTTTGATCTAAGGCGACCTTTGGTTCGATTCTCAAGGTGCTCAGAATGAGTTTTAggccatttgtgcattttgaatgctttcttcggaaagtgttgactttgttcaacattCCAATAAAACGACTTTCGTTGGAAAATCCGTCGATTCAATTAAGTCTGAAATATTATTTCTGGTTAGGTAGCATAGTCCGTTTGCATTTGTGGATTTCCGAATGAATTCTGTACCCCCATCGGAGAAAAACTCAATTCTCCAAAGTTGAGCACCAGTTGCACTGCTGGTGCAAGAGCTTTTGCTCTTAGCATTCGCGACCCAGTGGTCCGCGATCGCAAAGGTCTGAGACCCTGGGCATCATGATCGCATGATTAACCATCGCAATCGCGATGGGCTAACTGGCTCAGACCTCGCGATCGTGATGAACAAATTAACTGGCTTCAGTGAATTAAAAGACCCATTTCCAGCAGCTAAGTCCCATTTTGGAACTTAgtaattttgtgattttgagaGCTTCTCTTGTCCATTTTTGATCATTCTTGCTCCGATGTGTTGGAAAATCTTGTAGGGACGTTCTGAGACCCTTTTCCATCCTAAAACCCTTGTAAGTTTCGCGTaaattttgttgtttcttgtttttttgAACTACTCTAGGGCTTGAATTTGATGGGATTGTTTGAGCTCTTTCAGTGCTCACAATGTGCctatttttggggcacaagttccttgagttacTTGGAACCTTGTGACGGAGTTAGTTTTTCGATTTCATGCCCAAATCCCAATGTCAAATTTTAAACCACTTTTAGTTCTGTTGTAATTATAGCAATATGAGTATTGTTGTCTTTgctttgatgtgttcttcgataatttgatacAGTAGAATTGTTTGGAGGTGGCTCGAAAAGGAAAGACTCAAGTTTAGCGGTTCAGGTGCGGTTCCgattttgaggtaggttatggcttattcttgttagacttggtttggttagaattggtatattttgagtagtagcgcatgattaggttggtgatttaggggttgatattccattgagtaATTTGGAGCCGATGATCATCGATAGTGACTATTTTGGGGTGTAATCattggagccttagtctaggtgatatcttgTCTAAATGCTTCTAGGTGGTTTGAACTTAAGATGCCGCGGTTTGACTTGTTTGATTTCGGTTGCCCACTAGTTGGGAATTTTGGCTTATGCTTGTGACTTGTTTGCCTTGATATTGAAATGTTTGGGCCCGAGGCCGTGCTTTCGATACATCGGAGtttcaggttagtgatttggtGCCCTTGACAGGATTTTTAGTCAGTTTGAGTGATACATGATTTTCACATACTACTTGTATTGATTTGTCTCGCCGATGTTAAAAATCCTATATAAAGAGAGAACAAAATGATGAGATTTAGgcttttggttgatgaatagGGGTAAtgattttattaagaaaataccagtgatattttattatggcatttcatattgagaagctcgaggcgtGAATTCCGGGCAGCCTGTTGATACATATTcggattactattattactattattattgaaaagctcgaggtgtgaatttcgggTGCCCCATGATAGTTTTGAGGAAATATTGTCTATACCTACTATTTATTATTGGTGCTTTTCTCTGGTATTTTGTGGGTTGAgattatttatatgattatgtGTTTAGTTAGTATTTACTTGGTTACCGTATGATTCTTCTCGTACCCCTTTTCCCCATAACTGTAGCTTTATGCTTCTCCCTTATTATTAGTGGTATCATcatgctgcttattatatacttcttctttctgagctcgatcggcctatgatgcctactgagtaccccgtgttttagtactcatactgcacttctgcatcttttgatGCAACTCCCAGTTTGAGTCACCCCCAATGCGCACCTGATCATCCGTAGCGGTGCGAGATTTGGATTGTGGTAAGCTATCGGCGTTCACAGACTTGCTACTTTCCCTCTTTTGTACCAACTTACACTTGTACTTTTGGATAGTCAGATttgtattgtatatttatacattgtccGCTTTTGTACTTCATAGCTTctatataggtgacaccaggtccgtAATTGGTTTAGTGTCAGTTTGTCATTTTTTGTCCCTATCgggcctttttgtatattttgtatcgtatttaaaTATCTATACCCTGTCTcgacttttcttttgttatattcttcttgCTTTCGTCtccttatgttattaattatttatttaaaaatgagATTTTGACTTCTGCATTAGTTGgatttggcttgcctactcgggggttatagtaggcaccatcatgacccagatttggatcgtgatagagtggtatcagaTCTTAGTTCACCGGCCTCACCATTACAGGACCaagagtctagtagagtcccacAGATCGATACGATGACGTCCATATCCAATCTTCGGGAGGTTATAGGACATTGTTAGGAATTAAgtcactatttttatttttgattgtgcGCTAATGATGATAAACACCTCTAAATcctatttgtttcactctttatTAGATGGTGAGGACGAGATCTACTCGGGGTGGACGAGTGATATACCGTGGATTTACGgtacttttaatactttaaacttgAGATTTTGTATGTCTTTCAAGTGTTTGTAagcatatttgatgttagtAATGCTTATTTTGTAGGAAACCAAGTCGGAGAATTTGTTGAGGAATCACAACACTGAAGGAAGAAGTTTTTGGAGATTACGAGTCaactctatgactcgtagttACTACCACAGGTCGTAGGTATCAATAGACTAAACAGAGATATAGGAATGCGGTTAAAGTGAAGTTGATGGGTAGATTCTACG
Proteins encoded in this window:
- the LOC129876674 gene encoding beta-xylosidase/alpha-L-arabinofuranosidase 2, with protein sequence MAFSSNNQCSAFLCFIHILGFIFLLELKPVLAQNSPVFACDITSNPALGNLSFCDASLTVENRVNDLVQRLTLSEKIGFLVSGAGGVSRLGIPKYEWWSEALHGVAYTGPGVHFSSLVPGATSFPQVILTAASFNVTLFQTIGKVVSTEARAMYNVGLAGLTYWSPNVNIFRDPRWGRGQETPGEDPTLTSKYGVAYVRGLQQTDDGSKHKLKVAACCKHYTAYDVDNWKGIQRYSFNALVTQQDLDDTFQPPFKSCVLEGDVASVMCSYNQVNGKPTCGDADLLAGIIRGDWKLNGYIVTDCDSLQVIFKSQNYTKTPEEAAALGLNSGVDLNCGSWLSTYTQGAVDQKLVNESVIDRAISNNFATLMRLGFFDGNPRNRIYGNLGPKDVCTLENQDLAREAARQGIVLLKNTAGSLPLIPTAIKSLAVIGPNANVTKTMIGNYEGIPCKYTTPLQGLTASVATIYKPGCADVSCNTAQIDDAKKIASTADAVILVMGSDQSIEKESLDRINITLPGQQSVLVAEVAKVAKGPVVLVIMSGGGMDVQFAVDNPKITSILWIGFPGEAGGAALADVIFGYYNPSGRLPMTWYPQSYADVVPMTIMNMRPDPATNYPGRTYRFYTGPTVFTFGHGLSYSQFKHHLDKVPKFVSLPLGEKHTCRFSKCKSIEAVGQSCSNLGFDIHLRVKNVGKISGSHTIFLFTSPPSVHNAPKKHLLGFEKVHLTPQGEGVVKFNVDVCKHLSVHDELGNRKVALGPHVLHIGDLKHSLTVRI